GGACAGACGCCCGGTTACACTACAGACCTTAACGCCTACGATGAGGACCTGGCAGCAGCGCTGGTGGAGATTGAACGGGACGTGGCTGCACGGACTGGAGACACCACCGCGCCAACGATCCACATGCTGGCCCATTCCCTGGGAGGCTTGATCGGGGCGCTCTGGGCCGATCGCAACCCAGGCCGGTTGGGCACCTTGGTCCTGAACTCCCCGTGGCTGGAACTCCAGGGCAGCAGCCTCGTCCGCAGCATCGCCATGCACCTGGTGGAACCCTTTGCACGCACAGACCCCAAGCGCCCCTTCCGCTTTCCTGAGATGCCGGCTTACTGGGAGAGCGTCAGCAATGAAGCGCATGGCGAGTGGATTCTGGATCCCGTGTGGCGTCCGCGGACCTCCTTCCCTATCCGCGCGGGGTGGACCAAAGCCGTCCTGGCCGGGCACGCTGCGGTGGAACGCAAACTCACCATCGATGCGCCCGTCCTGGTCCTGTTGTCCGGGAGGACCAGGATCCAAGCGGAGTGGACAGCTGACCTGATGCGGGCCGACGCGGTCATCGACGTGGAGGAAACTTCGCGGAGGGCTCTTGGACTTGCCCGTCGCACCGCTGTCTTCCGGTATCCAGGTGCCCTTCATGATGTTTTTCTCTCGCGACGCACCGTCCGTCAGCAGGCGTACCGCGATGTGGCTGTATGGCTCGCCGCGTACCCTTACTGATGTAGCCGGGGCGTGCTATTTGGCGGCAGGCGCCGCGTCCACGGCCCCTCCGTAGCGCCTGTCGCGCTTGGCATAGATCTCGACGGCGTCCCACAGCGTCCGCCTGTCAACATCCGGCCACAGCGTGTCCATGAAGACGAACTCCGCATAGGCAGACTGCCACAGCAGGAAATTGGAGAGCCGCTGCTCCCCCGAACTGCGAAGAAAAAGGTCTACATCCGGGAGGTCGGGCTCATCGAGGTATTTCTGGATGGTTTTCTCCGATACCGATCCCGGTTTCAAACGCCCTTCGGCGACATCGTGGGCGATGGCAGAGACGGCGTCGGCAATCTCGGCGCGGCCGCCGTAGTTAACACACATGGTCAACGTGCACGTTTCGTTGGCCTTCGTGTATTCCTCGGCTTCTTCAAGTTCCTTGATGACAGAGCCCCAAAGCCGCGGGCGCCTTCCCGCCCATCGGATGCGCACTCCCCACTCGTCAAGCTGGTTTCGCTGGCGTCGTAGTACATCCTTGTTAAATCCCATGAGGAAGCGGATTTCTTCGGGCGATCGCCGCCAGTTCTCCGTTGAGAAGGCGTACACGCTGACGTACTTGATTCCCAGTTCGATCGCTCCTGCCATCACATCAAGCAAGGCAGGCTCACCGGCCTTGTGACCCTCGATGCGGGGAAGTCCGCGCTGGTTTGCCCATCGACCGTTGCCGTCCATGACGATTGCCACGTGCTGCGGAATAAGCTCACTGGGAATACCAGGCGGCACTGCACCGGAGGGGTGCCCGTACGGCGCTATGACCGGTGCCGTCCTGGCCGTTGTTGTCTTACTCTTCTTACCAAGTGCCACTGTCAGCTTCGCTCCACGTGTTTGAGTGATTTCAGCGCCCGTTCCAAATGCCATTGCAGATAGGTGGCAACCAGCCCTGCGGCTTCACGCCGATGCCGGGGATCCGATGCATCCGCCACGCCCCAATTTCCTGTCAACAATGCACCGAGCAACACCACTGTCTCCGCCGCCGGCGCCGGCGATCCCGGCGGACGGCAGTCGTTGCACACCATACCGCCAACGGGAGCGGCAAAAGCCGTGTGGGGCCCCGGGCGGCCACACCGGGCGCAATCGGTGAAACTCGGCGCCCAACCTCCGGTGGCCAAAGCCCGTAGCAAATAGGAGTCCAGGATAAGTTCGGGTGGATGGTCTGAACGGCTTAGGGCGGCCAAGGCGCCCACCAGCAGGTTGTATTGGGCGGTCCCCGACTCCGTATCGGCATCCGTAAGTTTTTCGGCGGTCTCCGTCATGGCGGCAGCCACGGTGAACCTGCCATAGTCTGCGGCAATACTGCTTCCATAGGCGCCCTTGGCCACAGCCTGCGTCACGATGTCCAGCGTCCGCCCGGATACAAGCTGCAAGTCCGCCACCATGAACGGCTCCAGACGAGCGCCAAAACGGCTGCTGGTCCTGCGCACACCCTTGGCGACGGCCCGAACCTGGCCGTGATGTTTGGTCAAGAGAGTGATGATGCGATCCGCTTCGCCCAGCTTGTGGGTACGGAGCACCACGGCATCGTCCCTGTAGGACCGTGCTGCAAACGACGGATTGGCCACAACTAATCTTCGCACTATGACTGGACCGCGCGGCGACCGCCGGACCGTGTGGTGACGGTATTTCCCGTCACCACACGGTAGATACCTTAGGCCCGGGCGTCCCTCACGGCACGGTTCACGGCCGAAATCAGGGCCTTGAGGGATGACGTGGTGGTACTGGGGTCAATGCCTACGCCCCACAGGACCCGCTCGCCGACGGCACATTCAACGTAGGCTGCAGCGCTGGCGCTGCCGCCCTCGGACAGGGCATGCTCGCTGTAGTCAAGCACACGGACGTCAACGCCGTCGTGGTGCAGGATATCCAACAGCGCAGCGATGGGACCGTTGCCGTGCCCGGTCCGCCGAACCTCCACACCGTCGATCCGCAGGTTGGCGTTCATGGTCATGGCGCCGGACTCGTCAGTCTCAGTGCTTACACTGCCCAGCGCGTAGCGACCCCACTGTGCCTGCTCTTCGTCGGACGGCAAGTACTCATCCTGGAAGACCTGCCACAGCTGTGCACCGCTGACTTCGCCGCCCACGGCGTCGGTACGACGCTGGATGACTCCGGAAAACTCAATCTGGGCCCGGCGGGGAAGGTCCAAATTGTGCTCGTTCTTCAGCAGGTAGGCAACCCCGCCCTTGCCTGATTGCGAGTTGACCCGGATCACGGCTTCATAGCTGCGGCCGAGGTCCTTTGGATCGACGGGCAGGTAAGGAACCTGCCAGGTGAAGTCGTCCACTGAGGTGCCTGCCGCAGCAGCGTCCTTCTCCAGGGCTTCGAAACCCTTCTTGATGGCGTCCTGGTGCGAACCGGAAAATGCCGTGAAAACGAGGTCGCCACCGTACGGCGAACGCTCCGGAACCGGCAACTGGTTGCAGTACTCCACGGTGCGGCGGACTTCATCGATGTCGGAGAAGTCGATCATGGGGTCCACGCCCTGCACAAACATGTTCAACCCCAGCGTTACGAGGTCCACATTGCCGGTGCGCTCACCGTTGCCGAACAAGCAGCCTTCAATCCGGTCAGCACCGGCCAGGTATCCCAGCTCGGCAGCAGCCACGCCCGTACCCCGGTCGTTGTGCGGGTGCAGGGAAATGATGATGCCCTCGCGGGGGTGCAGGTTACGGTGCATCCACTCGATGGAGTCGGCATAGACATTCGGGGTTGCCATCTCCACAGTGGCCGGCAGGTTGATGATGACCTGGTTGTCGGCAGAAGCCTCGAAGACGTCGGCAATGGCGTTGCAGACGCGGGCCGCGTACTCGAGCTCGGTTCCCGTGAAGGACTCCGGCGAGTATTCATACGTGATGTGCGTATCTTCGAGTGTCTCTTCGTACTTTTTGCACAAGCGGGCACCCTGCAACGCGATATCCAGGATTCCGTCTTCGTCCTGGTTGAAGACCACACGCCTTTGCAACACCGAGGTGGAGTTGTACAGGTGGACGATCGCCTGCTTGGCACCCACCAAAGATTCGTAGGTTCTCTCGATCAGGTGCTCCCGAGCCTGGGTCAGGACCTGGATACTGACGTCATCAGGGATGTGGCCACCCTCAATGAGCTGGCGGACGAAGTCGAAGTCGGTCTGCGACGCCGAAGGGAATCCGACTTCAATTTCCTTGTACCCCATCTTCACGAGCAGCTGGAACATCTTGAGCTTGCGTGCCGGGCTCATGGGGTCGATCAGGGCCTGGTTTCCATCGCGCAGGTCAACCGCGCACCAACGCGGGGCCTTGGTGATGACCTTGTCCGGCCACGTGCGGTCAGGAACCTCTACAGTGATTTGGTCCTGGAACGGCAGGTAGCGGTGAATCGGCATACCGGAGGGCTTTTGTGCATTACGCATGACGTGTGGCCTTTTCTCTAAGAACTAAATGAAAGCTTAGCCGGACACAACGGAACTCCGCGGCGAGGATGGCCCAGCTTCAGATAGCTTTCAGGCCTCGCCGCGGCAGCTAAGAAGAAGCATCGCCGTACGCACAAAATCACAGTAACACGATGCGTATGATGACAGTGCAACACCTCATGCAACGTCCACTATGCAGACGCAGCGACGGTGGCAACGCCGGCTGCTGTGTCCACACAAGGAGCCACAGTGCCACAGTCGGGGATCACTCTTTCGAACATCGATCACAGCGTCCGGCCCCAGGACGACCTCTACCAACACGTCAACGGCGCGTGGCTCAACAGCACAACCATCCCTGACGACAGGCCGCTGGAAGGCACGTTCACCGCTTTGCGGGACGGGGCCGAGTTGGCCGTCAAAGCAATTATCGAAGAAGCTGCAGGCAAAGGAGAGTCGGCAACCGGCGTCGAGCAGCAGGTAGGTGGACTCTACGCGAGCTTCATGGATGAGGCCGCAGCAGAGGCCAAAGGAGTGGACCCCATCCGGAGCCGGCTCGAGGAAGTCCATGCGGTGGGATCAACCCAGGAACTGGCTGCCCTGATCGGCCGGCTGTTCCGGTCCGACGTCTCCGGGCTCTTCTCCATCTACCCGGCCCCTGATGCCGGCAACCCCGAGCGCATCCTCCTGTACATCGGGCAGGGCGGCCTTGGACTACCGGACGAGTCCTACTTCCGGGAAGAAAAGTTTGCCGAAATCGTGACGGCCTACACCGGGTACGTTGCCAAGATGCTCGCCCTCGCCGGTATCCAGGACGCCGAAGCAGCGTCAGCGCGCATCGTCGCCCTCGAAACTGCCTTGGCTGCGCACCACTGGGACAACGTCACGTTGCGGAACCCCCAGAAGACCTACAACCTCAAGACGGCAGAAGAAGCATCGGAACTGTTCCCCCTGCTGGACACCTGGTTCCAGGCCGCCCGTGTCGAGGCAGCCAAGCGAAACGAGATAGTTGTCAGCACCCCGGACTTCTTCGCCGGCGCAGCAGGCTTGCTGGAGTCCGAGCCGTTGGAAACGTGGAAGGAATGGCTGACACTGAGGGTGCTGAGTTCGGCGGCCCCGTACCTCTCGTCCGAATTCGTGAACACCAACTTCGAGTTCTACGGCACTACACTCAGCGGCACGCCCCAGAACAAGGAACGCTGGAAGCGTGGAGTT
Above is a genomic segment from Arthrobacter sp. YN containing:
- a CDS encoding isoprenyl transferase; this encodes MALGKKSKTTTARTAPVIAPYGHPSGAVPPGIPSELIPQHVAIVMDGNGRWANQRGLPRIEGHKAGEPALLDVMAGAIELGIKYVSVYAFSTENWRRSPEEIRFLMGFNKDVLRRQRNQLDEWGVRIRWAGRRPRLWGSVIKELEEAEEYTKANETCTLTMCVNYGGRAEIADAVSAIAHDVAEGRLKPGSVSEKTIQKYLDEPDLPDVDLFLRSSGEQRLSNFLLWQSAYAEFVFMDTLWPDVDRRTLWDAVEIYAKRDRRYGGAVDAAPAAK
- the leuA gene encoding 2-isopropylmalate synthase, yielding MRNAQKPSGMPIHRYLPFQDQITVEVPDRTWPDKVITKAPRWCAVDLRDGNQALIDPMSPARKLKMFQLLVKMGYKEIEVGFPSASQTDFDFVRQLIEGGHIPDDVSIQVLTQAREHLIERTYESLVGAKQAIVHLYNSTSVLQRRVVFNQDEDGILDIALQGARLCKKYEETLEDTHITYEYSPESFTGTELEYAARVCNAIADVFEASADNQVIINLPATVEMATPNVYADSIEWMHRNLHPREGIIISLHPHNDRGTGVAAAELGYLAGADRIEGCLFGNGERTGNVDLVTLGLNMFVQGVDPMIDFSDIDEVRRTVEYCNQLPVPERSPYGGDLVFTAFSGSHQDAIKKGFEALEKDAAAAGTSVDDFTWQVPYLPVDPKDLGRSYEAVIRVNSQSGKGGVAYLLKNEHNLDLPRRAQIEFSGVIQRRTDAVGGEVSGAQLWQVFQDEYLPSDEEQAQWGRYALGSVSTETDESGAMTMNANLRIDGVEVRRTGHGNGPIAALLDILHHDGVDVRVLDYSEHALSEGGSASAAAYVECAVGERVLWGVGIDPSTTTSSLKALISAVNRAVRDARA
- a CDS encoding alpha/beta hydrolase, whose protein sequence is MNTTEASANRWRRDVLGHGYECMDLPLKPDEEGPVHATLIRYAPPAPQATQNGILDFLSSFTKRRRRAVPADPGGAPRVVLYLHGWADYFLQTELAEYLTASGFHFYAVDLRKFGRSLLPGQTPGYTTDLNAYDEDLAAALVEIERDVAARTGDTTAPTIHMLAHSLGGLIGALWADRNPGRLGTLVLNSPWLELQGSSLVRSIAMHLVEPFARTDPKRPFRFPEMPAYWESVSNEAHGEWILDPVWRPRTSFPIRAGWTKAVLAGHAAVERKLTIDAPVLVLLSGRTRIQAEWTADLMRADAVIDVEETSRRALGLARRTAVFRYPGALHDVFLSRRTVRQQAYRDVAVWLAAYPY
- the recO gene encoding DNA repair protein RecO; this encodes MANPSFAARSYRDDAVVLRTHKLGEADRIITLLTKHHGQVRAVAKGVRRTSSRFGARLEPFMVADLQLVSGRTLDIVTQAVAKGAYGSSIAADYGRFTVAAAMTETAEKLTDADTESGTAQYNLLVGALAALSRSDHPPELILDSYLLRALATGGWAPSFTDCARCGRPGPHTAFAAPVGGMVCNDCRPPGSPAPAAETVVLLGALLTGNWGVADASDPRHRREAAGLVATYLQWHLERALKSLKHVERS